In Zonotrichia albicollis isolate bZonAlb1 chromosome 3, bZonAlb1.hap1, whole genome shotgun sequence, a single window of DNA contains:
- the TIAM2 gene encoding rho guanine nucleotide exchange factor TIAM2 isoform X5 yields the protein MEGQKDNQDPPPRPLARHLSDADRLRKVIQELMDTEKSYVKDLSCLFELYLEPLQKETFLTQDEMESLFGSLPEMLEFQKVFLETLEDGISSSSDFNTLETPSQFRKLLFSLGGSFLYYADHFKLYSGFCANHIKVQKVLERAKTDSAFKTFLDARNPTKQHSSTLESYLIKPVQRVLKYPLLLKELVSLTDNESEEHYHLTEALKAMEKVASHINEMQKIYEDYGTVFDQLVAEQSGTEKEVTELSMGELLMHSTVTWLNPFPSLGKARKDLELTVFVFKRAVILVYKENYKLKKKMPTNVRAAHNYGDLDPFKFRWLIPLSALQVRLGNTAGTENSCIWELIHTKSELEGRPETVFQLCSSDSENKTNIVKVIRSILRENFRRHIKCELPLEKKCKDRLVPLKNRVPATAKLASTRSLKLLKKSSSSEWNGDQGKGTFQDSDECSLSSSTQSSSCHTSESIQEPKNSSPDKHAESTASDFSNVLVKESDILSDDDDDEDYRSLKKGSPTKDIEIQFQRLKISEEPSADSEQDQAAENEAEDGFQIAEHPKLVRGHFCPVKRKVNSTRRSRGTLMAMQERHQSLDSHSDAANMDLNSILEREFSVQSLTSVVNEDCFYEAVERHGKS from the exons ATGGAAGGACAGAAGGACAACCAGGATCCACCTCCACGACCACTGGCTCGCCACCTTTCTGATGCAGACAGACTGAGGAAAGTCATCCAAGAACTTATGGACACTGAGAAATCTTATGTCAAG GACTTGAGCTGCCTCTTTGAGCTATACTTGGAGCCCCTTCAAAAAGAAACCTTTCTTACTCAGGATGAG ATGGAGTCCTTGTTCGGCAGCCTGCCAGAAATGCTGGAATTCCAGAAGGTGTTTTTGGAGACCCTTGAAGATGGAATATCTTCTTCCTCAGATTTTAATACATTGGAAACACCATCTCAGTTCCGG AAATTGCTGTTTTCCCTTGGTGGCTCCTTTCTGTATTATGCTGACCACTTCAAACTGTACAGTGGCTTCTGTGCAAACCACATCAAAGTTCAGAAAGTTCTTGAGAGAG ccAAAACAGATAGTGCCTTTAAGACCTTTCTGGATGCTCGAAATCCCACAAAGCAACATTCTTCCACACTGGAGTCATATCTCATAAAGCCTGTTCAGAGAGTGCTGAAATATCCTCTGCTTTTAAAAGAGTTGGTGTCTCTGACAGACAATGAGAGTGAGGAGCATTATCATTTGACAG AAGCACTGAAGGCAATGGAAAAAGTAGCAAGTCACATAAATGAGATGCAGAAGATATATGAAGATTATGGCACTGTATTTGACCAACTGGTTGCAGAACAAAGTGGAACAGAGAAAGAG GTGACAGAGCTTTCAATGGGAGAACTTCTGATGCACTCTACAGTTACCTGGCTGAATCCTTTTCCCTCACTGGGCAAAGCAAGGAAAGACCTTGAACTTACAGTGTTTG tttttaagAGGGCTGTAATACTGGTCTATAAGGAGAACtacaaactgaaaaagaaaatg cCTACTAATGTTCGTGCTGCACATAATTATGGTGACTTGGATCCATTTAAATTTCGTTGGCTGATTCCTTTATCTGCTCTTCAAGTTCGACTGGGGAACACAGCAG GAACAGAGAACAGCTGTATCTGGGAACTGATTCACACCAAGTCAGAACTAGAAGGCAGGCCAGAAACAGTTTTTCAGTTGTGCAGCAG TGATTCTGAGAACAAGACTAACATTGTGAAGGTCATCCGTTCTATTCTGCGGGAGAATTTCAGACGTCACATAAAATGTGAGCTACCGCTGGAGAAAAAATGTAAAGATCGCCTCGTCCCACTTAAGAATCGTGTACCTGCAACAGCCAAACTGG CTTCCACAAGATCCTTGAAGTTACTGAAGAAGTCCTCCAGCAGCGAGTGGAACGGTGACCAGGGGAAAGGCACCTTCCAGGACTCTGATGAGTGCAGCCTaagcagcagcacccagagcagcagctgccacactTCTGAGAGCATCCAGGAGCCCAAAAATTCATCTCCCGATAAACATGCAGAGAGCACTGCATCTGACTTTTCTAATGTTCTTGTCAAAGAATCTGACATTCTCAGTGATGATGATGACGACGAGGACTATCGGAGCCTAAAGAAAGGCAGCCCTACAAAAGACATTGAAATACAGTTCCAGCGGCTGAAGATTTCAGAGGAACCCAGTGCTGACTCTGAACAGGATCAGGCTGCTGAAAATGAGGCAGAAGATGGCTTTCAGATAGCAGAGCATCCAAAGCTCGTGCGGGGCCATTTCTGCCCAGTGAAGAGAAAAGTAAACAGCACAAGGCGTAGCAGAGGAACTCTAATGGCAATGCAAGAACGTCACCAATCCCTTGACAGTCACTCTGATGCTGCAAACATGGATCTGAACTCTATTTTAGAGAGAGAATTTAGTGTCCAGAGTTTAACATCTGTAGTTAATGAGGACTGTTTTTATGAAGCTGTGGAGAGGCATGGAAAATCCTAG
- the TIAM2 gene encoding rho guanine nucleotide exchange factor TIAM2 isoform X4, whose translation MPAFRRSKARAKSLALARKTQQQAAAAYGSLHRMLSMSAEQISALCRNFQEVQASNMEGQKDNQDPPPRPLARHLSDADRLRKVIQELMDTEKSYVKDLSCLFELYLEPLQKETFLTQDEMESLFGSLPEMLEFQKVFLETLEDGISSSSDFNTLETPSQFRKLLFSLGGSFLYYADHFKLYSGFCANHIKVQKVLERAKTDSAFKTFLDARNPTKQHSSTLESYLIKPVQRVLKYPLLLKELVSLTDNESEEHYHLTEALKAMEKVASHINEMQKIYEDYGTVFDQLVAEQSGTEKEVTELSMGELLMHSTVTWLNPFPSLGKARKDLELTVFVFKRAVILVYKENYKLKKKMPTNVRAAHNYGDLDPFKFRWLIPLSALQVRLGNTAGTENSCIWELIHTKSELEGRPETVFQLCSSDSENKTNIVKVIRSILRENFRRHIKCELPLEKKCKDRLVPLKNRVPATAKLASTRSLKLLKKSSSSEWNGDQGKGTFQDSDECSLSSSTQSSSCHTSESIQEPKNSSPDKHAESTASDFSNVLVKESDILSDDDDDEDYRSLKKGSPTKDIEIQFQRLKISEEPSADSEQDQAAENEAEDGFQIAEHPKLVRGHFCPVKRKVNSTRRSRGTLMAMQERHQSLDSHSDAANMDLNSILEREFSVQSLTSVVNEDCFYEAVERHGKS comes from the exons ATGCCCGCCTTCAGGAGGAGTAAAGCCAGAGCTAAGAGTTTAGCGCTGGCTCGCAAGacccagcagcaggcagcagcagcttacggctccctgcacaggatGCTCTCCATG AGCGCAGAGCAGATCAGTGCATTGTGCAGAAACTTCCAAGAAGTCCAAGCAAGCAATATGGAAGGACAGAAGGACAACCAGGATCCACCTCCACGACCACTGGCTCGCCACCTTTCTGATGCAGACAGACTGAGGAAAGTCATCCAAGAACTTATGGACACTGAGAAATCTTATGTCAAG GACTTGAGCTGCCTCTTTGAGCTATACTTGGAGCCCCTTCAAAAAGAAACCTTTCTTACTCAGGATGAG ATGGAGTCCTTGTTCGGCAGCCTGCCAGAAATGCTGGAATTCCAGAAGGTGTTTTTGGAGACCCTTGAAGATGGAATATCTTCTTCCTCAGATTTTAATACATTGGAAACACCATCTCAGTTCCGG AAATTGCTGTTTTCCCTTGGTGGCTCCTTTCTGTATTATGCTGACCACTTCAAACTGTACAGTGGCTTCTGTGCAAACCACATCAAAGTTCAGAAAGTTCTTGAGAGAG ccAAAACAGATAGTGCCTTTAAGACCTTTCTGGATGCTCGAAATCCCACAAAGCAACATTCTTCCACACTGGAGTCATATCTCATAAAGCCTGTTCAGAGAGTGCTGAAATATCCTCTGCTTTTAAAAGAGTTGGTGTCTCTGACAGACAATGAGAGTGAGGAGCATTATCATTTGACAG AAGCACTGAAGGCAATGGAAAAAGTAGCAAGTCACATAAATGAGATGCAGAAGATATATGAAGATTATGGCACTGTATTTGACCAACTGGTTGCAGAACAAAGTGGAACAGAGAAAGAG GTGACAGAGCTTTCAATGGGAGAACTTCTGATGCACTCTACAGTTACCTGGCTGAATCCTTTTCCCTCACTGGGCAAAGCAAGGAAAGACCTTGAACTTACAGTGTTTG tttttaagAGGGCTGTAATACTGGTCTATAAGGAGAACtacaaactgaaaaagaaaatg cCTACTAATGTTCGTGCTGCACATAATTATGGTGACTTGGATCCATTTAAATTTCGTTGGCTGATTCCTTTATCTGCTCTTCAAGTTCGACTGGGGAACACAGCAG GAACAGAGAACAGCTGTATCTGGGAACTGATTCACACCAAGTCAGAACTAGAAGGCAGGCCAGAAACAGTTTTTCAGTTGTGCAGCAG TGATTCTGAGAACAAGACTAACATTGTGAAGGTCATCCGTTCTATTCTGCGGGAGAATTTCAGACGTCACATAAAATGTGAGCTACCGCTGGAGAAAAAATGTAAAGATCGCCTCGTCCCACTTAAGAATCGTGTACCTGCAACAGCCAAACTGG CTTCCACAAGATCCTTGAAGTTACTGAAGAAGTCCTCCAGCAGCGAGTGGAACGGTGACCAGGGGAAAGGCACCTTCCAGGACTCTGATGAGTGCAGCCTaagcagcagcacccagagcagcagctgccacactTCTGAGAGCATCCAGGAGCCCAAAAATTCATCTCCCGATAAACATGCAGAGAGCACTGCATCTGACTTTTCTAATGTTCTTGTCAAAGAATCTGACATTCTCAGTGATGATGATGACGACGAGGACTATCGGAGCCTAAAGAAAGGCAGCCCTACAAAAGACATTGAAATACAGTTCCAGCGGCTGAAGATTTCAGAGGAACCCAGTGCTGACTCTGAACAGGATCAGGCTGCTGAAAATGAGGCAGAAGATGGCTTTCAGATAGCAGAGCATCCAAAGCTCGTGCGGGGCCATTTCTGCCCAGTGAAGAGAAAAGTAAACAGCACAAGGCGTAGCAGAGGAACTCTAATGGCAATGCAAGAACGTCACCAATCCCTTGACAGTCACTCTGATGCTGCAAACATGGATCTGAACTCTATTTTAGAGAGAGAATTTAGTGTCCAGAGTTTAACATCTGTAGTTAATGAGGACTGTTTTTATGAAGCTGTGGAGAGGCATGGAAAATCCTAG